The sequence AAATGGATTTAACTTCAACCAGTCGGTAATGGACTCACAAGGACGTGTAGTCAACACTTGGGCAGACATTCTCAACAGAGCTAACCTCGGTTTTGAAGTAATGCACGAGCGTAATGCACACAACTTCCCCTTAGATTTAGCTAGTGGCGAACAAGCTCCTGTAGCTTTGAGCGCTCCTGCTATCAACGGTTAGAAATGACTTTTGCTAAGATAACTTATCAGTGGTCAAGATAAAAGAAATGCTCTCCATGTACTTGGAGGGCATTTTTTTTGGCTAGTTTTTAGTTATATCAATAAGAAAAAATATACTTAAATTAAACCTTTACCTCCAAAGAATTTTTTAACTAAAATTTATCTTAAAGTAACGATTTGGTATAAATTCCATAATCCTGCTGCGTTTGACATCAAACTGTCATCAAGATTTTTAGTTTTTTTACAAGTTTACAAGAATTGCTGATATTATTATTCAAATGCCCGTATCAGTATATTTAAAAGCTTTTATTATTAATTATCTCTTAAAACTCTTAATAATCTATCCTGCTCGATTACTCTCGCTATTTTTAACGTTCTTTTGCTGTCGAGTATTTATTTTTATTTTTTCCTATTTTTAGATAAATTTATTATGTCGATTTTGCTTAAAGGTTATAACTTATTTACTGTATTTTCCAAGAATCAATCATCTTTTCAACAGTGTCATAAAACCGATAAAATTTAGCTCTTTCAGCAGTATAAATAGCTATGTAGACTTGATTGTTTCTGATTGTAAAAGCTTCCATTTGCCTGAGCTGCAATTTTCCTTCCTGACGAGAATAAATCACAGTCCGAGCAGGAAAATTATTGATAGTTGTTTTAGTGTCTTTATATGATTCAATTTTACTACCCTTTGCTTGATTAATACGATTGAAAACAGTTTGAGTGTATTGTTCTAAGCTAGTAGATTCTGATGGTAAATATTCAACAGCAATATTAACTTTTTCGAGGAATAAATCTGCATCGGTTTCTAAAGGAGAGGCGAAAACTACTATCTCTCCAGTAATTGGATCGTCTAATTGACGCTTTGACCAATCTTGAGGATATCTAATTTCAAATTGATAGTCATCATTAATATAGCTAGCGAAATTCTGGTCTGAGTTTTTATGAATACCAATAAATATAATTGTTGAAGCAAGAATAAAAGGCAATGCGAGCAGCGACCAAATTATTTTGGCGGAAAACTTGGAATGACCAACTGATGATAAGAAATTAGCTTGTTTTTTGACTCTCTTAGAAGATGATGGTACAAAGTAAGAGCTGTCAAAAAAAGGTGGAGGTAAAGTAATTACGTTGTGTACATTGTGATTGAAGTCTAGTTCAGCTAAAATTTCAGTTGCTGATTGATAGCGTTGATCGCGAACATCACTGACCATTTTATTAAGAATATCGGCTAACTCAACTCTGATATTTGCTGTAGACAAATTGTTCGAGCTACCTACTTGTGCAGGCTCGATTAAATCTGTAGATTTTGAATAAATAAAGTCAGTAA is a genomic window of Coleofasciculaceae cyanobacterium containing:
- a CDS encoding photosystem II q(b) protein codes for the protein NGFNFNQSVMDSQGRVVNTWADILNRANLGFEVMHERNAHNFPLDLASGEQAPVALSAPAING
- a CDS encoding PsbP-related protein encodes the protein MESIVGKILCDRYRILQELSQDDFSTIYLAEDLEPNNKAQCKIERLQPQYDNEVLGAQSWQKVLQTFVTQANLLKNISQHPQIPQLLAFFECDREFYLVYEQIKGESLEQKLKNKLIDEAEAVVWLQEIIGILEFTHKAGITHFNIQPSSLVQHQDGRKFLINFAAIKTAVLSSDKPLKTIIINNNFNPSRHREKFDFNIDIYALGKTIIYALTGNITDFIYSKSTDLIEPAQVGSSNNLSTANIRVELADILNKMVSDVRDQRYQSATEILAELDFNHNVHNVITLPPPFFDSSYFVPSSSKRVKKQANFLSSVGHSKFSAKIIWSLLALPFILASTIIFIGIHKNSDQNFASYINDDYQFEIRYPQDWSKRQLDDPITGEIVVFASPLETDADLFLEKVNIAVEYLPSESTSLEQYTQTVFNRINQAKGSKIESYKDTKTTINNFPARTVIYSRQEGKLQLRQMEAFTIRNNQVYIAIYTAERAKFYRFYDTVEKMIDSWKIQ